One genomic window of Polyangium aurulentum includes the following:
- a CDS encoding VWA domain-containing protein: MAGSALDLTLALDVRSLPPGAPARAHLIAEVSAALPEEDRDERPPLALVFAVDVSASMAGAPIEHVVRSIERMVELLDPTDRVGVVVFSEGAEVVSELEPLDASVRRKLVSSLRRIDPEGATDIESGLRVSSASLSPRRPGERQGILLLSDGSPTRGEPRPEALADLAGAMRPDITVSTLGYGEEHNEDILRRIAVAGGGRYHYVRDPALCASDLARAVGEQGDALAEAVTLVLTPEPGVEIVRVASDVRVTISPEGARIELPDLLGGDRLPIVAEIAIANPVTADGSMPLVRAVLTHRRPGTAGEPHRSDRALAVDLVPGAAVPDVEARARVLIALADEARDEARKLADQQLFDRAAERLRRAVEVMRAEPQTEADPELAETIEQLAEEADVLASKPNPAAYRLFRKRQAALALSRRGDQMSLGGPLSRRAMAGIAGNLPPARLVMTGDGAGPQTVYRLDGQSITIGKTNLAQIRLDAEGVARQHCMIVGQDGKFYAKDPGGGSATLINGRPLAEPKPLVQGDVLRIGGIELRYEEEGDKRGGASPGGQRADGGPGTPKNSGERAG, translated from the coding sequence ATGGCCGGTTCTGCACTCGACCTCACGCTCGCGCTCGATGTCCGGAGCTTGCCTCCGGGCGCGCCAGCGCGCGCGCACCTCATCGCGGAGGTCTCCGCGGCGCTGCCCGAGGAGGATCGAGACGAAAGGCCCCCGCTCGCGCTCGTGTTCGCGGTCGACGTCTCGGCGTCGATGGCAGGCGCGCCCATCGAGCACGTCGTGCGCTCGATCGAGCGCATGGTCGAGCTGCTGGATCCCACCGATCGCGTAGGCGTCGTCGTCTTCTCCGAGGGCGCAGAGGTCGTCTCCGAGCTCGAGCCGCTCGACGCATCCGTGCGGCGAAAGCTCGTCTCGAGCCTGCGGCGCATCGATCCCGAGGGCGCCACGGACATCGAGAGCGGCCTGCGCGTCTCGAGCGCGTCCTTGTCCCCGCGAAGGCCCGGGGAGCGTCAAGGCATCCTCTTGCTCAGCGACGGCTCGCCCACGCGCGGCGAGCCGAGGCCCGAGGCGCTCGCAGATCTCGCCGGCGCGATGCGGCCCGACATCACCGTGTCGACGCTCGGCTACGGCGAGGAGCACAACGAGGACATCCTGCGTCGCATCGCGGTCGCGGGCGGAGGGCGGTATCACTACGTGCGCGATCCGGCGCTCTGCGCATCGGATCTCGCGCGCGCGGTGGGCGAGCAGGGCGACGCGCTGGCCGAGGCGGTCACGCTCGTGCTCACCCCCGAGCCGGGGGTCGAGATCGTGCGCGTGGCGAGCGACGTGCGCGTCACCATCAGCCCCGAAGGCGCCCGCATCGAGCTGCCCGATCTGCTCGGCGGCGATCGGCTGCCCATCGTCGCCGAGATCGCGATCGCCAACCCCGTGACGGCCGACGGATCGATGCCGCTCGTGCGCGCCGTCCTCACGCACCGCAGGCCTGGCACCGCGGGCGAGCCGCATCGATCGGACCGCGCGCTCGCCGTGGATCTCGTGCCTGGCGCGGCCGTGCCCGACGTCGAGGCGCGCGCGCGGGTGCTCATCGCGCTCGCGGACGAGGCGCGCGACGAGGCGCGCAAGCTCGCCGATCAGCAGCTCTTCGATCGCGCGGCGGAGCGGCTGCGGCGCGCGGTGGAGGTCATGCGGGCCGAGCCGCAGACCGAGGCGGACCCGGAGCTCGCGGAGACGATCGAGCAGCTCGCCGAGGAGGCGGACGTGCTCGCGTCGAAGCCGAATCCTGCCGCTTACCGGCTGTTCCGCAAGCGGCAGGCGGCGCTCGCGCTGTCGCGCCGCGGCGATCAGATGAGCCTCGGGGGTCCCTTGAGCCGGCGGGCGATGGCGGGGATCGCGGGCAACCTGCCGCCCGCGCGGCTCGTGATGACGGGCGACGGCGCCGGCCCGCAGACGGTCTACCGGCTCGACGGCCAGTCGATCACGATCGGAAAGACGAACCTCGCGCAGATCCGCCTCGATGCCGAGGGCGTGGCGCGGCAGCATTGCATGATCGTCGGGCAGGACGGGAAGTTTTACGCGAAAGACCCGGGCGGCGGCAGCGCGACCTTGATCAACGGCCGCCCGCTGGCGGAGCCGAAGCCGCTCGTGCAGGGCGATGTGCTGCGGATCGGCGGGATCGAGCTGCGGTACGAGGAGGAGGGCGACAAGCGCGGGGGCGCATCGCCCGGGGGACAGCGCGCAGACGGCGGGCCTGGGACGCCGAAGAACTCGGGCGAGCGAGCGGGCTGA
- a CDS encoding SUMF1/EgtB/PvdO family nonheme iron enzyme, producing MSQMYCIRISVALLLLGAAACRSSEAASSSAESAEPAPPSPSVNAAPTAAPTNIPANVEVAVDLADAGDDAMSHADDEGHEEGNNAGTAPDCPAEMVRIGRYCVDRWEAHLVKVDEDGKETPWTHNKRLEKQYRYRAKSEPGFFPQGYISRVESTQACENAGKRLCSRSEWIRACKGKKGLRYPYANNLRADVCNSGKIHLLERFHGKNARAWTYEAFNNPELNVLAGYLAKTGEYSACQSDEEVFDMVGNLHEWVSDMVDEDILDILDRDKVDRKKQPYKVGNGIFMGGFYSTTIEHGPGCLFSTIAHEPKYHDYSTGFRCCMDVPGLEKKKKKG from the coding sequence ATGAGCCAGATGTATTGCATTCGTATCTCGGTCGCCCTCCTGCTGCTCGGCGCGGCCGCGTGCCGCTCGTCGGAGGCCGCCTCGTCGAGCGCCGAGAGCGCCGAGCCCGCCCCCCCGTCGCCGTCGGTGAACGCGGCGCCCACGGCCGCGCCCACGAACATCCCCGCGAACGTCGAGGTGGCCGTGGATCTCGCGGACGCGGGCGACGACGCGATGTCGCACGCGGACGACGAGGGCCACGAGGAGGGGAACAATGCCGGGACGGCGCCCGACTGTCCGGCGGAGATGGTCCGCATCGGCCGGTATTGCGTCGACCGCTGGGAGGCGCACCTCGTCAAGGTGGACGAGGACGGCAAAGAGACCCCCTGGACGCACAACAAGCGGCTCGAGAAGCAGTATCGTTATCGGGCCAAGAGCGAGCCCGGGTTCTTCCCGCAGGGATACATCAGCCGCGTCGAGTCCACCCAGGCGTGCGAGAACGCCGGCAAGCGCCTGTGCAGCCGCTCCGAATGGATCCGCGCGTGCAAGGGCAAGAAGGGCCTTCGCTATCCGTACGCGAACAACCTGCGCGCGGACGTCTGCAATAGCGGCAAGATCCACCTGCTCGAGCGGTTCCACGGCAAGAACGCCCGGGCCTGGACCTACGAGGCGTTCAACAACCCCGAGCTCAACGTGCTGGCCGGGTATCTCGCGAAGACCGGCGAATACAGCGCCTGTCAGAGCGACGAGGAGGTCTTCGACATGGTCGGCAACCTGCACGAGTGGGTGAGCGACATGGTCGACGAGGACATCCTCGACATCCTCGACCGCGACAAGGTGGATCGAAAGAAGCAGCCCTACAAGGTGGGCAATGGCATCTTCATGGGCGGCTTCTACAGCACGACGATCGAGCACGGCCCCGGGTGCCTCTTCAGCACCATCGCGCACGAGCCGAAATACCACGATTATTCGACGGGCTTCCGCTGCTGCATGGATGTGCCCGGGCTCGAGAAGAAAAAGAAGAAGGGATAG
- a CDS encoding NYN domain-containing protein — translation MRVCIFFDGKNFHSGWRDEAAGKRLAFPKLSRWLVERVGGALLWGAYYYTGIETGPAATSEGQKKLAGFLDMLELQPGFFVKRFPRKTSVFQCAACGVENKYTQEKEVDTTMVADMLRLAAVGAFDVVVLVSGDADHAPAVEGVRAIGRQAYVSTWGRVGLSSRLRKAAFDHIDLLEGLSFFEDADEGSSAPTPPTPMPDPRPPGEDGEAPMATSSPPSSEETPAQDSQNGLPPIPTEPPTEEEAVFLEELRAAERRLRHGYVGANYFVTRWQSNRLDPSSDGRRRMLENLIATGRIELYHAADGNAALRTR, via the coding sequence ATGCGCGTTTGTATTTTCTTCGACGGTAAGAATTTTCACTCTGGCTGGCGGGACGAGGCTGCGGGCAAGCGGCTCGCGTTCCCCAAGCTGTCGCGCTGGCTCGTCGAGCGCGTGGGCGGCGCGCTTCTCTGGGGCGCGTACTACTACACCGGCATAGAAACCGGCCCGGCCGCCACGAGCGAAGGACAGAAGAAGCTCGCTGGATTCCTCGACATGCTCGAGCTCCAGCCTGGCTTCTTCGTCAAGCGTTTCCCGCGCAAAACCTCGGTGTTCCAGTGCGCGGCCTGCGGCGTCGAGAACAAGTATACCCAGGAAAAAGAGGTCGACACCACGATGGTCGCGGACATGCTGCGCCTCGCGGCCGTCGGCGCGTTCGATGTCGTGGTGCTCGTATCGGGCGACGCCGATCATGCGCCTGCGGTCGAGGGCGTGCGCGCGATCGGCCGGCAGGCGTATGTCTCCACCTGGGGGCGCGTCGGCCTTTCCTCGCGCCTGCGCAAGGCCGCTTTCGATCATATCGACCTGCTCGAGGGTCTGTCGTTCTTCGAGGACGCCGACGAGGGCTCGAGCGCGCCGACGCCGCCCACGCCCATGCCCGATCCGCGCCCGCCCGGCGAGGATGGCGAGGCGCCCATGGCCACCTCCTCCCCGCCGTCGTCCGAGGAGACCCCGGCGCAAGACAGCCAGAACGGGCTGCCGCCGATTCCCACCGAGCCGCCCACCGAGGAGGAGGCCGTGTTCCTCGAGGAGCTGCGCGCGGCCGAGCGAAGGCTGCGGCACGGCTACGTGGGGGCCAATTACTTCGTGACCCGCTGGCAATCGAACCGGCTCGATCCCTCGTCCGACGGCCGGCGCCGGATGCTCGAGAACCTCATCGCGACCGGCCGTATCGAGCTTTACCACGCTGCCGACGGCAACGCGGCGCTGCGGACGCGGTAA
- a CDS encoding TlpA family protein disulfide reductase, whose amino-acid sequence MTPSLRASLTMAALALAACQGSSSSAPVPTTDKAPSSTGKTATGAAEASADGFVITALEPSAGDVHAALKGEVEKAKQKGLTPYVELWATWCGPCLAIKKSMNDPRMKAAFKGAYIVQMDVDAWGSKLDGTGFSSSVIPIFYALDAEGKPSGRKIDGGAWGDNIPENMAPPLDKFFHGS is encoded by the coding sequence GTGACGCCTTCCCTTCGTGCCTCGCTCACGATGGCCGCCCTCGCCCTCGCCGCCTGTCAGGGCTCGAGCTCCTCGGCGCCGGTGCCGACCACCGACAAGGCGCCGTCGTCGACGGGGAAAACCGCGACGGGCGCCGCGGAAGCCTCCGCCGACGGCTTCGTGATCACCGCCCTCGAGCCCTCGGCCGGCGACGTGCACGCGGCGCTGAAAGGGGAGGTCGAAAAGGCCAAGCAAAAGGGCCTGACCCCTTATGTCGAGCTGTGGGCGACCTGGTGCGGGCCCTGCCTCGCCATCAAGAAGAGCATGAACGATCCGCGCATGAAGGCGGCATTCAAGGGCGCGTACATCGTGCAGATGGACGTCGACGCCTGGGGATCGAAGCTCGACGGCACCGGCTTCTCGTCGAGCGTGATTCCGATCTTCTATGCGCTCGACGCGGAGGGCAAACCCTCCGGGCGCAAGATCGACGGCGGCGCCTGGGGCGATAACATCCCCGAGAACATGGCGCCGCCCCTCGACAAATTCTTCCACGGCTCCTGA